Proteins encoded together in one Nostoc sp. PCC 7524 window:
- a CDS encoding hydrogenase small subunit gives MTNVLWLQGGACSGNTMSFLNAEEPTVCDLIADFGIKVLWHPSLGLELGNNLQTLLWDCILGKIPLDILVFEGSVVNAPNGTGEWNRFADRPMKDWLADLSKVASFVVAVGDCATWGGIPAMSPNPSESQGLQFLKRQEGGFLGKDFVAKSGLPVINIPGCPAHPDWITQILVAIATGRIGDIALDELHRPQTFFNTYTQTGCTRNVHFAYKATTAEFGQRKGCLFYDLGCRGPMTHSSCNRILWNRVSSKTRAGMPCLGCTEPEFPFFDLEPGTVFKTQTVMGVPKELPPGVKTKDYALLTMVAKSTAPAWADEDFFTV, from the coding sequence ATGACTAACGTACTCTGGCTGCAAGGTGGTGCTTGTTCAGGCAACACCATGTCTTTTCTTAATGCCGAAGAACCGACAGTCTGCGATTTAATTGCGGATTTTGGCATTAAGGTTCTTTGGCATCCTTCTCTGGGATTGGAACTAGGCAACAACTTACAAACCCTACTGTGGGACTGCATTCTCGGTAAAATACCTCTCGATATCTTGGTATTTGAAGGTAGTGTAGTTAATGCCCCCAACGGTACAGGCGAATGGAATCGCTTTGCCGATCGCCCCATGAAAGATTGGCTGGCTGATTTATCAAAAGTTGCTAGCTTCGTTGTGGCGGTAGGCGACTGTGCCACTTGGGGAGGTATCCCAGCCATGTCACCCAACCCCAGCGAATCCCAAGGGTTGCAATTTCTCAAGCGTCAAGAAGGCGGCTTTTTAGGTAAGGATTTCGTCGCCAAATCGGGATTACCAGTGATTAATATTCCTGGATGTCCAGCACACCCCGATTGGATTACGCAGATATTAGTGGCGATCGCCACTGGACGGATCGGAGACATCGCCCTCGATGAACTGCACCGTCCCCAAACCTTCTTCAACACCTACACCCAAACAGGTTGTACTCGTAACGTCCACTTTGCCTATAAAGCCACAACCGCCGAATTCGGTCAACGCAAAGGCTGCTTATTCTACGACTTGGGTTGTCGCGGCCCCATGACTCATTCCTCTTGCAACCGCATCCTCTGGAATCGCGTTTCTTCTAAGACTCGCGCCGGAATGCCCTGTTTAGGTTGTACAGAACCCGAATTTCCCTTCTTTGACCTCGAACCCGGTACAGTCTTTAAGACTCAAACCGTTATGGGAGTTCCCAAAGAATTACCCCCAGGAGTCAAAACCAAAGACTACGCCTTACTCACAATGGTTGCTAAAAGTACAGCCCCAGCCTGGGCAGATGAAGACTTTTTTACAGTTTAG
- a CDS encoding addiction module protein translates to MDFTATLNEIKSLSIEERIRFVQAIWDSIAAEQTYPELTATQKQELDRRINDYETNPDNVMTWEEIKASIKK, encoded by the coding sequence ATGGATTTTACAGCCACTCTCAATGAAATTAAATCTCTCAGCATTGAAGAACGCATTCGTTTTGTGCAAGCCATTTGGGATAGTATCGCCGCAGAACAGACTTACCCAGAACTCACAGCAACACAAAAACAAGAACTGGATCGGCGGATTAATGACTATGAAACTAATCCAGACAACGTGATGACATGGGAAGAGATTAAAGCTTCTATTAAAAAATAA
- a CDS encoding DUF433 domain-containing protein translates to MQTITDIGTLIVRTPGTLGSRPHIAGTRVSVQRIAAWYKMGLNAEEIVERMGNVSLVQVYAALTYYHANREEIEAYLALEKSSYEQLAAQTNQLI, encoded by the coding sequence ATGCAAACTATTACTGATATTGGCACATTAATTGTTCGCACACCTGGAACGCTTGGTAGTCGTCCTCACATTGCAGGAACTAGAGTATCTGTACAGAGAATTGCTGCATGGTACAAAATGGGACTCAATGCAGAAGAAATTGTAGAACGAATGGGTAATGTGAGTTTAGTGCAAGTTTATGCTGCTTTGACTTACTACCATGCTAATCGAGAAGAAATTGAAGCTTACCTGGCTTTGGAGAAGTCAAGCTATGAACAACTTGCCGCTCAGACGAATCAATTGATATGA
- a CDS encoding DUF5615 family PIN-like protein codes for MSEIRLLIDEDAMDHRFVGALRARGVDVTTAGELTTTGFSDEEQLILATQQQRVFYTFNVGDFCQLHSFYMTEKISHSGIIISSQDYSIGEQMRRVLKLMANKSAKDMANQLVFLSAYLGE; via the coding sequence ATGAGTGAAATACGATTGTTAATCGATGAAGACGCGATGGATCATCGATTTGTTGGCGCACTGAGAGCCAGAGGAGTAGATGTAACAACTGCTGGAGAGCTAACTACAACCGGTTTTAGTGATGAAGAACAGTTAATTCTTGCTACTCAACAGCAACGAGTATTTTATACATTTAATGTTGGCGATTTCTGCCAGTTACACAGTTTCTATATGACTGAGAAAATAAGTCATTCAGGCATTATTATTTCTTCGCAAGATTATTCAATTGGTGAGCAGATGCGGCGAGTTCTGAAATTGATGGCGAATAAATCTGCTAAAGATATGGCAAATCAGCTAGTTTTCCTCAGTGCTTATTTAGGAGAGTAA
- a CDS encoding nickel-dependent hydrogenase large subunit, producing MGRQTLDISPVGRVEGDLDVRVEIADGQVVNAWTHAELFRGFEIILRGKDPQAGLIVTPRICGICGASHLTSAAWALDTAWGTTVPRNAILARNLGQIVETIQSIPRYFYGLFAIDLTNKKYRSSRFYDEAVRRFAAFTGKSYELGVTISSKPVEIYALFGGQWPHSSYMVPGGVMCAPTLTDITRAWAILEYFRTNWLEPVWLGCSLERYEEIQTYDDFMDWLDEDIKHRESDLGFYWRMGLDIGLDRYGAGVGKYVSWGYLPHEDRYQKPTIEGRNAAVIMKSGVYNSFSDTHTLMDHTFARENTTHSWYDEGKENVHPFDRTTKPTQKNHKDFNNAYSWATAVLHKDFGRLEVGPLARQLVAGGQHGESWQHYDGFILDVFKEMGGASIHVRQLARVHEIVKLYREAERCLREFVLNDPWYIKPKEKDGRGWGATEASRGSLCHWIDIEEGKIKNYQVIAATTWNVGPRDKDGRCGPIEKALIGTPIEDPTDPVEVGHVARSFDSCLVCTVHAHDAKTGEELARFRTA from the coding sequence ATGGGAAGACAAACACTAGATATATCGCCCGTCGGTAGAGTCGAGGGCGATTTAGATGTTCGGGTGGAAATTGCCGATGGACAGGTGGTTAACGCCTGGACACACGCCGAACTATTTCGCGGATTTGAAATTATTCTCCGGGGTAAAGACCCCCAAGCCGGGTTAATTGTCACACCTCGTATCTGCGGTATCTGCGGTGCTTCACATTTAACCTCTGCCGCCTGGGCATTAGATACAGCTTGGGGTACAACAGTTCCTCGCAATGCCATCTTAGCTAGAAACCTCGGTCAAATTGTCGAAACAATCCAAAGTATCCCCCGTTACTTCTATGGATTGTTTGCCATTGACTTAACTAATAAAAAATACCGTAGCAGCCGCTTTTATGATGAAGCCGTCCGTCGCTTTGCTGCTTTCACAGGTAAATCTTATGAACTGGGTGTGACAATTTCTAGCAAACCCGTAGAAATTTACGCCCTGTTTGGTGGACAATGGCCACATAGCAGTTATATGGTGCCTGGTGGTGTGATGTGCGCCCCCACTTTGACTGATATCACCCGCGCTTGGGCAATTTTAGAATATTTCCGCACCAACTGGTTAGAACCCGTGTGGTTGGGTTGTTCTTTAGAACGCTACGAAGAAATCCAAACTTATGATGATTTCATGGATTGGTTAGATGAAGACATCAAACATCGAGAATCAGACTTGGGTTTCTATTGGCGCATGGGTTTAGATATCGGTTTAGATAGATATGGTGCAGGTGTGGGCAAATATGTTTCTTGGGGATATTTACCTCACGAAGATAGATATCAGAAGCCGACTATCGAAGGACGCAACGCTGCGGTGATTATGAAAAGTGGTGTGTACAATAGCTTCAGTGACACTCACACTTTGATGGATCATACCTTTGCCCGTGAGAATACTACCCACTCTTGGTATGATGAAGGCAAAGAAAATGTTCACCCCTTTGACCGTACCACTAAACCCACCCAAAAGAATCATAAAGACTTCAATAATGCCTACTCTTGGGCAACTGCGGTACTGCACAAAGATTTTGGCCGTTTGGAAGTTGGCCCTTTAGCACGTCAGTTAGTCGCAGGTGGTCAACATGGAGAATCTTGGCAGCACTATGATGGGTTTATCCTAGATGTCTTCAAAGAAATGGGTGGTGCTAGTATTCATGTGCGTCAGCTTGCACGAGTTCATGAAATTGTCAAGTTATACCGTGAAGCAGAAAGATGTTTGCGTGAGTTCGTTTTAAATGACCCCTGGTATATTAAACCCAAGGAAAAAGACGGGCGCGGTTGGGGTGCAACGGAAGCATCACGGGGTTCTCTTTGTCACTGGATAGATATTGAAGAGGGCAAGATTAAGAATTATCAGGTGATTGCTGCAACTACTTGGAATGTCGGCCCCCGCGATAAAGATGGAAGATGCGGGCCGATTGAGAAAGCTTTAATTGGAACACCAATTGAAGATCCTACTGATCCGGTGGAAGTGGGACACGTGGCGCGATCGTTTGATTCTTGTCTGGTGTGTACTGTTCACGCCCATGATGCGAAGACAGGCGAGGAGTTGGCGCGTTTCCGGACTGCGTAG
- a CDS encoding addiction module protein, producing MNLNTLEEIERAVSQLSPEELSAFRLWFAEFDTDPTIQAAWTTEAKRRRDEIRNGSVQAIPGDDGLAQVRQLLEQ from the coding sequence ATGAATTTAAATACATTAGAAGAAATTGAACGCGCTGTCAGTCAACTTTCACCAGAGGAACTTTCTGCGTTTCGTCTCTGGTTTGCCGAATTCGATACAGACCCCACTATTCAAGCTGCTTGGACGACTGAAGCAAAAAGACGGCGAGATGAGATTAGAAATGGTTCTGTGCAAGCTATACCAGGCGATGACGGGTTAGCTCAAGTGAGGCAACTGCTTGAGCAATGA
- a CDS encoding ankyrin repeat domain-containing protein: MNQNSNSILSTVTSEWLTANGYNLQDLNQPGENGDTALMKATRAGDYGIVQELIAVDAEINSRNNDGNNALWFACFGNHYDLIDLLLANKINIDNQNDNGATVLMYAASAGKSEVVKLLLQYHPNLDLKNLDDYKAIDFASTIEVLRMLKNAAK; encoded by the coding sequence ATGAATCAAAACAGTAACTCAATCTTGAGTACAGTCACCAGTGAATGGTTAACAGCAAATGGTTACAACCTTCAAGACTTAAATCAACCTGGGGAAAATGGTGATACTGCTTTAATGAAAGCGACAAGAGCAGGAGACTATGGAATTGTTCAGGAATTAATTGCTGTGGATGCTGAAATTAATTCCAGAAATAATGATGGTAATAATGCTCTATGGTTTGCTTGTTTTGGTAATCACTATGATTTAATTGATTTGCTTCTAGCGAACAAAATTAATATTGATAATCAAAATGACAATGGTGCGACTGTTTTAATGTATGCCGCATCAGCAGGTAAATCAGAAGTGGTGAAATTACTCTTACAATACCATCCTAACTTAGATTTAAAGAATTTGGATGATTATAAAGCTATAGATTTTGCTAGCACTATAGAGGTTTTAAGGATGCTGAAAAATGCTGCAAAGTAA
- a CDS encoding hydrogenase maturation protease, which translates to MLTIIGCGNLNRSDDAVGVIVAQRLQKYLAENPHPNVQVYDCGTAGMEVMFQARGSKKLVIIDASSTGSEPGAVFKVPGEELAALPEPSYNLHDFRWDHAIAAGRKIFQNDFPQDVIVYLIEAANLDFGLELSSVVQQSADLVFEEIKVGIGHWVLGIGHRD; encoded by the coding sequence ATGCTGACTATTATCGGTTGTGGAAATCTAAATCGCAGTGATGATGCTGTAGGCGTAATAGTTGCTCAACGCCTACAAAAATACCTAGCTGAAAATCCCCATCCCAATGTGCAGGTGTATGACTGTGGAACCGCAGGGATGGAAGTCATGTTTCAAGCTAGAGGTAGTAAAAAATTAGTAATTATTGATGCCAGTTCCACTGGTTCTGAACCTGGTGCAGTGTTTAAAGTCCCTGGTGAAGAATTGGCAGCATTACCAGAACCTAGTTATAACTTGCATGATTTCCGTTGGGATCATGCTATAGCCGCCGGCAGGAAAATCTTTCAAAATGATTTTCCTCAAGATGTGATTGTTTATTTAATTGAAGCGGCAAATCTTGATTTTGGACTAGAGTTAAGTTCTGTTGTTCAACAGTCTGCTGACTTGGTATTTGAGGAGATAAAGGTGGGGATTGGGCATTGGGTATTGGGTATTGGGCATAGAGACTAA
- a CDS encoding NAD(P)/FAD-dependent oxidoreductase produces MEVSLEKNAPHQVVIVGGGFGGLYTAKTLKSANVNVTLIDKRNFHLFQPLLYQVATGTLSPGDISSPLRAVFSKSKNTQVLLGEVKDINPKAQQVILDDRVISYDTLIVATGANHSYFGKDHWKDLAPGLKTVEDAIEMRRRIFGAFEAAEKETDPEKRRAWLTFVIVGGGPTGVELAGAIAELAYKTLKEDFRSINTSETKILLLQGGDRILPHISPELSEVAAESLQKLGAVIQTKTRVTNIENEIVTFKQGDEVKEIPSKTILWAAGVKASPMGQVLAERTGVECDHAGRVIVEPDLSIRGYKNIFVIGDLGNFSHQNGKPLPGVAPVATQQGEYVAKLIKRRLKNRTMPPFHYNDVGSLAMIGQNLAVVDLGLIKLEGFIAWVFWLVVHIYFLIEFDTKLLVVFQWAWNYITRNRRSRLITGREAFVEAKTVNS; encoded by the coding sequence ATGGAAGTTTCTCTTGAGAAGAATGCACCACATCAGGTTGTAATTGTTGGTGGTGGTTTTGGTGGACTGTATACAGCAAAGACTCTGAAATCAGCGAATGTTAATGTTACTTTGATCGATAAACGTAACTTTCACCTATTTCAGCCACTTTTATATCAAGTTGCCACAGGTACGCTATCACCTGGGGATATTTCCTCGCCATTGCGAGCTGTATTCAGTAAAAGTAAAAATACACAAGTGTTGCTGGGAGAAGTTAAGGATATTAATCCAAAAGCGCAACAAGTTATTCTAGATGATAGAGTTATATCTTATGATACATTAATTGTTGCCACAGGTGCTAATCATTCCTATTTTGGTAAAGATCATTGGAAAGACCTTGCGCCTGGTTTGAAAACTGTTGAAGATGCCATAGAAATGCGTCGCCGGATATTTGGCGCATTTGAAGCAGCAGAAAAAGAAACTGATCCCGAAAAACGCCGTGCTTGGTTGACTTTTGTGATTGTAGGGGGGGGTCCGACTGGTGTAGAATTAGCAGGTGCGATCGCTGAGTTGGCATACAAAACCCTCAAAGAAGATTTCCGCAGCATCAACACCTCAGAAACAAAAATTTTACTATTGCAAGGGGGCGATCGCATCCTCCCACACATTTCGCCAGAGTTATCAGAAGTAGCAGCAGAATCTTTGCAAAAGTTGGGTGCGGTTATCCAAACTAAAACACGGGTGACAAATATTGAAAATGAAATCGTTACTTTCAAACAAGGCGATGAAGTCAAAGAAATTCCCTCAAAAACTATATTGTGGGCAGCAGGTGTAAAAGCTTCTCCAATGGGACAAGTCCTAGCAGAACGTACAGGTGTAGAATGCGATCACGCCGGACGCGTTATTGTAGAACCGGACTTGAGTATCAGGGGTTATAAAAACATTTTTGTAATCGGAGATTTAGGTAACTTCTCTCATCAAAATGGTAAACCTCTACCTGGTGTTGCACCCGTAGCCACACAACAAGGAGAGTATGTAGCTAAACTCATTAAACGCAGGCTGAAAAATCGTACTATGCCACCATTTCATTACAATGACGTGGGTAGTTTGGCGATGATTGGGCAAAATTTAGCTGTTGTAGATTTAGGCTTAATCAAGCTCGAAGGTTTCATTGCTTGGGTATTTTGGCTAGTAGTTCACATCTACTTTTTAATCGAGTTTGACACTAAATTATTAGTAGTATTTCAGTGGGCATGGAATTATATTACTCGTAATCGTCGCTCTAGATTAATTACAGGTCGAGAAGCTTTTGTAGAAGCAAAAACTGTTAACTCATAG
- a CDS encoding nitroreductase family protein, whose translation MLQSNISGKVYHEATKHSYLSVQVDPNYVDASTQPSAFKVYPKFYRRVKLNLNNKIHSFIWLTSAVTLEKVYKNVPYKLRVNPSAGTLYPTEVYVQMRGMPEIVDGIYHLEIENNCLTLIYELIDDGLESYIIPTKSIKGFIFLISSVYYRSSWKYKNRSMRYCLLDSGHHLGAVAASAYLHERDIQLIFDFDKLTLNTDLGFENKEFITACAISGEIQEKPVRKLRLNVPFVCGTDYFEANQFIEDSYQATALQPSRQQQLQQPEFNFEQDKFYQTVCNRRSIRRFRKESISQEQYLYVLQLLEQPIPTENFEEIEIYSVVHRVEEMTSGLYQGTQLMKAGNLSEQTGYLCVNQGIARDCAATLFFVSEYTSYQTAMQIAGFLGQRIYLGSNYVGIQCSGIGAFYDDETQEFLGTNKDVLYAMAIGI comes from the coding sequence ATGCTGCAAAGTAATATTTCTGGCAAGGTTTACCATGAGGCAACCAAGCATTCTTACTTATCGGTACAGGTTGATCCAAATTATGTAGATGCCTCAACCCAACCATCGGCATTTAAAGTTTATCCAAAATTTTATAGAAGAGTGAAATTAAATCTCAATAATAAAATTCACTCTTTTATCTGGTTAACCAGTGCAGTTACTCTGGAGAAAGTATATAAAAATGTTCCCTACAAACTCCGGGTAAATCCGTCAGCAGGCACTCTGTATCCTACGGAGGTGTACGTACAGATGCGCGGAATGCCGGAAATAGTAGACGGTATCTATCATTTAGAAATTGAGAATAATTGTCTAACACTCATCTATGAATTAATTGATGATGGGTTAGAGAGTTATATTATACCAACCAAAAGTATCAAGGGATTCATTTTTTTAATTAGTTCTGTTTATTATAGGTCTAGCTGGAAATATAAAAACAGGAGCATGAGATATTGCTTGTTAGATAGCGGACACCATTTAGGTGCTGTTGCTGCTTCAGCTTATCTTCATGAACGAGATATTCAGCTAATTTTTGATTTTGATAAACTCACTCTCAATACAGATTTAGGGTTTGAGAATAAGGAGTTTATTACTGCTTGTGCGATATCTGGTGAAATACAGGAAAAACCAGTCAGGAAATTAAGGCTGAATGTTCCTTTTGTATGTGGCACAGATTATTTTGAAGCTAATCAATTTATTGAAGATAGCTATCAAGCGACAGCTTTGCAACCGAGTCGCCAACAGCAACTTCAACAGCCTGAGTTTAATTTTGAACAGGATAAATTCTACCAAACTGTCTGTAATAGACGTTCAATTAGACGTTTCCGGAAAGAGTCTATTTCCCAAGAACAATATTTATATGTCTTGCAACTACTAGAGCAGCCAATACCAACAGAAAATTTTGAGGAAATAGAAATTTACTCGGTGGTGCATCGTGTTGAGGAGATGACATCAGGGTTATATCAAGGCACGCAGTTGATGAAAGCAGGTAACTTGAGCGAACAAACTGGTTACTTGTGTGTGAATCAAGGAATTGCCAGAGATTGTGCTGCGACATTATTTTTTGTGTCTGAATATACCAGTTATCAAACTGCCATGCAAATAGCTGGTTTTCTCGGACAAAGAATTTATCTGGGTAGTAATTATGTAGGCATTCAATGTAGTGGCATTGGTGCTTTTTATGATGATGAAACCCAGGAATTCTTGGGAACAAATAAAGATGTTCTTTATGCGATGGCAATTGGAATTTAA
- a CDS encoding type II toxin-antitoxin system VapC family toxin, which translates to MYLLDTDHISVLERGGASAQPLLAKIARINPNEVATTIITYEEQMRGWLTYIAKADSIERQIAAYRKLENQLVNYRAIVVVSFDERAGQIFQNLRTSYPRLGSMDLKIAAIAFANQATLLTRNLKDFGQIENLQVEDWTV; encoded by the coding sequence ATGTACCTTCTTGATACCGATCATATCAGTGTCTTGGAACGAGGTGGAGCTTCAGCCCAGCCACTTCTTGCTAAAATAGCCCGTATCAATCCCAATGAAGTTGCTACCACAATCATCACTTACGAAGAACAAATGCGGGGTTGGCTCACCTACATTGCCAAAGCCGATTCTATTGAAAGGCAAATCGCTGCATATCGCAAGTTAGAAAATCAACTTGTTAATTATCGAGCCATCGTTGTTGTCAGTTTTGATGAAAGAGCAGGGCAAATCTTTCAAAATCTTCGCACATCTTATCCGCGATTAGGTTCAATGGATCTTAAAATTGCTGCGATCGCCTTTGCTAATCAAGCAACTCTGCTTACCCGTAACCTGAAAGACTTTGGACAAATTGAAAATCTTCAAGTAGAAGATTGGACAGTCTAA
- the hypF gene encoding carbamoyltransferase HypF — MKFEEIRVRGTVQGVGFRPTVYRLAKACGLRGDVCNDGEGVLIRVAGSETELTEFVTRLQNECPPLAKITELVRTPYAGELKFDDFVISGSVSGVSKTQISPDAATCPQCQQEIFDPFSRFYRYPFTNCTHCGPRLSIIRAVPYDRCNTSMSAFVMCRDCEDEYHNVENCRFHAQPVACHVCGPQAWLERADGKPVTASMFSMLDDVDAVCTLLQKGEIVAIKGIGGIHLACDATQEAAVQKLRQRKKRYDKPFALMARDIAIIEEYCFVNEQERELLTSPAAPIVLLQKKGLGTHQFKIQNSKFKIKELLTQHGLNAQLPLTQLSTQHLIAPSVAPGQNTLGFMLPYTPLHHLILRRMNRPIVLTSGNLADEPQCIDNGEAREKLGDIADYFLLHNREIVNRVDDSVVRVVDNKLQTLRRSRGYAPAPIKLPPGFHNVPQILAMGSELKNTFCLIREGEAIISQHLGDLENAAALSAYQDTLSLYLNLFAHQPQAIAVDLHPEYLSTKLGKEIATANHLPLYPIQHHHAHIAACMAENQIPLDTNPVLGIAFDGLGYGADGTLWGGEFLLADYCQFKRLATFKPVAMIGGEQAIYQPWRNTYAHLLAANLWDDCQQQYADLEILQFLNQKPIKLLNQLVEKGINAPLASSVGRLFDAVAAAIGICPEECSYEGQAAIALEAIADIHTLNNPKETATYLFHLGFSDSIYCIDSRPMWQCLLNDLKQGVSQSVIAAKFHQSLANVIVEMVNRLRQENLINQVILTGGVFQNTILLNLVKTQLKNLQINVLTHSLVPTNDGGLSLGQALITAALKNS; from the coding sequence ATGAAGTTTGAAGAAATCAGAGTTCGCGGTACTGTACAGGGGGTAGGATTTCGCCCTACAGTTTACCGTCTGGCTAAAGCCTGCGGTTTGCGGGGAGATGTTTGTAATGATGGCGAAGGTGTGTTAATTCGGGTAGCTGGTAGTGAAACTGAATTAACAGAGTTTGTCACCAGATTACAAAATGAATGTCCGCCCTTAGCAAAAATTACGGAACTTGTCAGAACTCCCTATGCTGGAGAGTTGAAGTTTGATGATTTTGTCATATCTGGAAGTGTTAGCGGCGTATCTAAAACTCAAATCTCCCCCGATGCGGCAACTTGTCCCCAATGTCAGCAAGAAATTTTTGACCCTTTTAGCCGCTTTTATCGTTATCCTTTTACTAACTGTACCCACTGCGGCCCCCGTTTAAGTATTATTCGCGCCGTCCCTTACGACAGATGCAATACCAGTATGTCTGCGTTTGTCATGTGTCGTGACTGTGAGGACGAATACCACAATGTCGAAAATTGTCGCTTTCACGCCCAACCTGTAGCTTGTCATGTATGTGGCCCCCAAGCTTGGCTAGAACGGGCTGATGGTAAACCTGTAACGGCTTCCATGTTCTCGATGTTGGATGATGTGGACGCTGTTTGTACATTGCTGCAAAAGGGTGAAATTGTCGCTATTAAGGGTATAGGCGGTATTCATCTCGCTTGTGATGCGACACAAGAGGCGGCTGTACAGAAATTACGTCAACGTAAAAAACGCTATGATAAACCCTTCGCTTTGATGGCGCGGGATATTGCAATTATTGAAGAATATTGTTTTGTTAATGAACAAGAACGCGAGTTATTAACAAGCCCTGCTGCACCTATTGTATTGTTGCAGAAAAAGGGACTGGGGACACATCAATTCAAAATTCAAAATTCAAAATTCAAAATTAAAGAACTGCTTACTCAGCACGGGCTAAACGCCCAGCTTCCGCTAACACAACTCAGCACTCAGCACTTGATAGCCCCTTCTGTAGCACCAGGGCAAAATACTCTGGGTTTCATGCTACCTTATACGCCTTTACATCATTTAATTCTGCGGCGGATGAATCGCCCGATTGTATTAACAAGTGGTAATCTTGCGGATGAACCACAATGTATAGATAATGGTGAAGCTAGAGAAAAATTAGGTGACATTGCTGATTATTTTCTCTTACATAATCGAGAGATTGTCAATAGGGTAGATGATTCCGTTGTGCGCGTTGTCGATAATAAATTACAAACGCTTCGCCGCTCCAGAGGTTATGCACCAGCACCGATAAAATTACCGCCAGGATTTCACAATGTCCCGCAGATTTTAGCGATGGGTAGTGAGTTAAAAAATACCTTTTGCTTAATACGAGAAGGTGAAGCAATTATCTCACAACATTTAGGAGATTTAGAAAATGCTGCGGCGTTGAGTGCCTATCAAGATACCCTCAGTTTATATTTAAACTTATTTGCACATCAACCACAAGCGATCGCAGTCGATTTACATCCCGAATATCTCTCCACAAAACTCGGTAAAGAAATCGCCACAGCCAACCATCTCCCACTGTATCCCATCCAACATCATCACGCTCACATCGCTGCTTGCATGGCAGAAAATCAGATACCTTTAGATACAAACCCAGTTTTAGGTATTGCTTTCGATGGTTTAGGCTATGGTGCAGATGGTACACTCTGGGGAGGAGAATTTCTATTAGCTGATTATTGCCAGTTCAAACGCCTCGCCACCTTTAAACCAGTGGCAATGATTGGCGGTGAACAAGCAATTTACCAACCTTGGCGTAATACCTACGCTCATTTACTAGCTGCCAATCTTTGGGATGATTGTCAACAACAATATGCTGATTTGGAAATATTACAATTTTTAAATCAAAAGCCCATAAAACTGCTGAATCAGCTTGTCGAAAAAGGCATTAACGCCCCCTTAGCCTCCTCAGTAGGAAGACTGTTTGACGCTGTGGCGGCGGCTATTGGCATTTGTCCAGAAGAATGTAGCTATGAAGGACAAGCTGCGATCGCACTTGAAGCCATAGCCGATATTCACACCTTAAATAATCCTAAAGAAACAGCAACCTACCTTTTTCACCTGGGCTTTTCAGATAGTATTTATTGTATAGACTCACGCCCCATGTGGCAATGCTTGCTTAATGACCTTAAGCAAGGCGTTTCTCAGTCAGTTATTGCTGCTAAATTTCATCAAAGTTTAGCTAATGTCATTGTAGAAATGGTTAACCGCTTACGTCAAGAAAACCTAATTAATCAAGTCATATTAACAGGAGGAGTATTTCAAAACACCATATTATTAAACCTAGTAAAAACCCAATTAAAAAACCTACAAATAAACGTCCTCACCCACAGCCTAGTCCCAACAAACGACGGCGGATTATCCCT
- a CDS encoding NifU family protein has translation MSDLEELVTEINRFEAIISHWDESQRSVAVGLKRAIEDLHKEALTRLIKSVKQESLPALKNAVKDEVVYGVLLYHELVKPPKPPLSQRVQAALEGVRPGLQSHNGDVELVAIKPPDTVEVRLIGTCSNCPASTLTLSQGVEQAIKEYCPEITKVIAVR, from the coding sequence ATGAGTGATTTGGAAGAGTTGGTGACGGAGATTAATCGGTTTGAGGCGATTATTTCTCATTGGGATGAAAGTCAGCGTAGTGTTGCTGTGGGGTTGAAAAGAGCAATTGAGGATTTACATAAGGAGGCTTTGACGCGGTTAATTAAAAGTGTGAAGCAGGAATCTTTACCAGCACTAAAAAATGCGGTGAAGGATGAAGTTGTTTATGGTGTTCTGCTTTATCATGAGTTAGTTAAACCACCCAAACCACCGCTTTCACAACGTGTTCAAGCAGCCCTAGAAGGAGTTCGTCCAGGGTTGCAAAGTCACAATGGGGATGTAGAATTAGTAGCTATTAAACCGCCGGACACCGTAGAAGTCAGGTTAATAGGAACTTGTAGTAATTGTCCAGCCTCGACATTAACTTTATCCCAAGGAGTAGAACAAGCAATCAAAGAATATTGTCCAGAAATCACCAAAGTAATTGCAGTGAGATAG